From Streptomyces durmitorensis, a single genomic window includes:
- the pepN gene encoding aminopeptidase N, with translation MPGTNLTREEAQQRAKLLTVDSYEIDLDLSGAQEGGTYRSVTTVRFDSAEAGAETFIDLVAPAVHEVVLNGHSLDVAAVFRDARIALKHLEAGPNELKVVADCDYTNTGEGLHRFVDPVDQQAYLYTQFEVPDARRVFASFEQPDLKATFQFTVKAPSGWTVVSNSPTPEPSGDVWVFEPTPRMSTYITALIVGPYHSVHSSYEGPGGQSVPLGIYCRPSLAEFLDSDAIFEVTRQGFDWFQEKFDYAYPFAKYDQLFVPEFNAGAMENAGAVTIRDQYVFRSKVTDAAYETRAETILHELAHMWFGDLVTMEWWNDLWLNESFATYTSIACQAYAENSRWPHSWTTFANSMKTWAYRQDQLPSTHPIMADIRDLDDVLVNFDGITYAKGASVLKQLVAYVGMDEFFRGVQAYFKAHAFGNTRLSDLLGALEETSGRDLKTWSKKWLETAGINVLRPVVDVDTTGKITSFAVKQEAPALPAGAKGEPTLRPHRIAIGFYDLDDASGKLLRTDRVELDVDGELTAVDELVGRRRPAVILLNDDDLSYAKVRMDTESLAFVTEHIGDFEASLPRALSWASAWDMTRDAELPTREYLSLVLSGIAKESDIGVVQSLHRQVKMALELYAAPAGRDEALARWTEATLAHLRSAEPGSDHQLAWARAFAATARTEEQLTLIEELVSGKQAIEGLAVDTELRWAFVHRLAATGRLDEAGITAELDRDKTAAGERHAASARAARPTPEAKAEAWASVVESDKLPNAIQESVIGGFVQTDQRELLAPYTEKFFAAVKGAWDSRSHEMAQQIAVGLYPSLQVSQATLDSTDAWLASASPSAALRRLITESRAGVERALRAQSADA, from the coding sequence GTGCCCGGCACCAATCTGACCCGCGAAGAGGCGCAGCAGCGGGCGAAGCTGCTCACCGTTGACTCGTACGAGATCGATCTCGACCTCTCCGGCGCGCAAGAGGGCGGCACCTACCGGTCGGTGACCACGGTGCGCTTCGACTCCGCGGAGGCGGGCGCCGAGACGTTCATCGACCTGGTGGCCCCCGCGGTCCACGAGGTCGTCCTGAACGGCCACTCGCTGGACGTCGCCGCCGTCTTCCGTGACGCGCGCATCGCGCTGAAGCACCTGGAGGCGGGACCCAACGAGCTCAAGGTGGTCGCCGACTGCGACTACACCAACACGGGTGAGGGTCTGCACCGGTTCGTCGACCCGGTCGACCAACAGGCCTATCTCTACACGCAGTTCGAGGTCCCGGACGCGCGCCGCGTCTTCGCGTCGTTCGAGCAGCCCGATCTCAAGGCGACGTTCCAGTTCACCGTGAAGGCGCCGTCCGGCTGGACGGTCGTCTCGAATTCGCCGACGCCCGAGCCCAGCGGTGACGTCTGGGTCTTCGAGCCCACGCCGCGCATGTCGACGTACATCACGGCGCTCATCGTCGGTCCGTATCACTCGGTCCACAGCTCGTACGAGGGTCCTGGCGGCCAGTCGGTTCCGCTCGGCATCTACTGCCGTCCCTCGCTGGCCGAGTTCCTCGACTCGGACGCGATCTTCGAGGTCACCCGGCAGGGCTTCGACTGGTTCCAGGAGAAGTTCGACTACGCGTACCCCTTCGCGAAGTACGACCAGCTCTTCGTGCCGGAGTTCAACGCGGGCGCGATGGAGAACGCGGGCGCGGTGACCATCCGCGACCAGTACGTGTTCCGTTCGAAGGTGACGGACGCGGCGTACGAGACGCGCGCGGAGACCATCCTCCACGAGCTGGCCCACATGTGGTTCGGCGACCTGGTGACGATGGAGTGGTGGAACGACCTCTGGCTGAACGAGTCGTTCGCCACGTACACGTCCATCGCCTGCCAGGCGTACGCGGAGAACTCGCGCTGGCCGCACTCCTGGACGACGTTCGCCAACTCCATGAAGACGTGGGCGTACCGCCAGGACCAGCTTCCCTCCACGCACCCGATCATGGCGGACATCCGCGACCTCGACGACGTGCTCGTCAACTTCGACGGCATCACGTACGCCAAGGGCGCGAGCGTGCTCAAGCAGCTCGTCGCGTACGTCGGCATGGACGAGTTCTTCCGGGGCGTGCAGGCGTACTTCAAGGCGCACGCGTTCGGCAACACGCGCCTGTCCGACCTGCTCGGCGCGCTTGAGGAGACCAGCGGGCGCGACCTGAAGACGTGGTCGAAGAAGTGGCTGGAGACGGCGGGCATCAACGTCCTGCGTCCGGTGGTGGACGTCGACACGACGGGCAAGATCACGTCGTTCGCGGTCAAGCAGGAGGCACCGGCGCTCCCGGCGGGCGCGAAGGGTGAGCCGACACTGCGCCCCCATCGGATCGCGATCGGCTTCTACGACCTCGACGACGCGAGCGGCAAGCTGCTGCGCACGGACCGCGTGGAGCTGGACGTGGACGGCGAACTGACGGCCGTGGACGAGCTGGTGGGCCGCAGGCGCCCCGCGGTGATCCTCCTGAACGACGACGACCTGTCGTACGCGAAGGTCCGCATGGACACGGAGTCGCTCGCCTTCGTGACGGAGCACATCGGCGACTTCGAGGCCTCGCTGCCGCGTGCGCTGTCGTGGGCTTCGGCGTGGGACATGACGCGGGACGCGGAACTGCCCACGCGGGAGTACCTGTCGCTGGTCCTCTCCGGCATCGCCAAGGAGTCGGACATCGGGGTCGTGCAGTCGCTGCACCGCCAGGTGAAGATGGCCCTTGAGCTGTACGCGGCTCCGGCGGGGCGGGACGAGGCGCTGGCCCGTTGGACGGAGGCGACGCTCGCGCACCTCCGCTCGGCGGAGCCGGGCAGTGACCACCAGCTGGCGTGGGCACGGGCGTTCGCGGCGACGGCGCGTACGGAAGAGCAGCTGACGCTGATCGAGGAGCTGGTGTCGGGCAAGCAGGCCATCGAGGGCCTCGCGGTGGACACGGAGCTGCGCTGGGCCTTCGTGCACCGGCTCGCGGCGACGGGGCGGCTCGACGAGGCCGGGATCACGGCGGAGCTCGACCGCGACAAGACGGCCGCGGGCGAGCGGCACGCCGCTTCGGCGCGGGCGGCGCGGCCCACGCCGGAGGCGAAGGCGGAGGCGTGGGCCTCGGTCGTCGAGTCCGACAAGCTGCCGAACGCGATCCAGGAGTCCGTGATCGGCGGCTTCGTCCAGACGGACCAGCGCGAACTCCTCGCCCCGTACACGGAGAAGTTCTTCGCCGCGGTCAAGGGGGCGTGGGACTCGCGCTCGCACGAGATGGCGCAGCAGATCGCGGTGGGCCTGTACCCGTCGCTCCAGGTGTCCCAGGCCACGCTGGACTCGACGGACGCGTGGCTGGCCTCGGCCTCCCCGTCGGCGGCCCTGCGCCGCCTGATCACGGAGTCCCGCGCGGGCGTGGAAAGGGCCCTGCGGGCCCAGTCGGCGGACGCCTGA
- a CDS encoding flavin-dependent oxidoreductase — MIDVLVVGAGIGGLTTALSLHAAGIGVRVVDAVDELRPVGVGINLLPHAVQVLTELGLGAELAATAVPTAETVHFDRHGNHIWGEPLGLARGHPWPQYSLHRGALQLILLAAVRDRLGDNAVQTGTAFVRYAEPEGSGALRVTLRDVRRGREFAVPVRALIGADGLYSAVRARLHPGEGPPLWNGIRMWRGVTEWDPVLGGRTMAFAGSNATAKLVVYPISREAETRGRALLNWVAEVRFPRHHHGAPGPVDWNRSGRLSDVLPHFSGWRIGDLDVPALLAATGATSRILEYPMVDRDPLPWWGRGPVTLLGDAAHPMYPVGSSGGSEAVLDARVLAQCVALAGVDRVNGLRAYEAQRWGPANAVALANRSMPVDAVLRAVAERAPEGFVRVEDVLTGEELAGLGEGYRRMRGCW; from the coding sequence ATGATCGACGTACTCGTCGTGGGAGCCGGGATCGGCGGGCTCACCACCGCGCTCAGCCTGCATGCGGCGGGCATCGGGGTACGGGTCGTCGACGCGGTGGACGAGCTGCGGCCCGTCGGGGTCGGCATCAACCTTCTCCCGCACGCCGTCCAGGTGTTGACGGAGCTCGGCCTCGGCGCCGAACTGGCCGCCACGGCCGTGCCGACCGCCGAGACCGTCCACTTCGACCGGCACGGCAACCACATCTGGGGCGAGCCGCTCGGCCTCGCGCGCGGCCACCCCTGGCCGCAGTACTCCCTGCACCGCGGCGCCCTGCAGCTGATCCTCCTTGCCGCGGTGCGCGACCGCCTCGGTGACAACGCTGTCCAGACCGGTACGGCCTTCGTGCGGTACGCGGAGCCTGAGGGGTCCGGGGCGCTGCGGGTGACCCTGCGGGATGTACGGCGCGGGCGGGAGTTCGCGGTGCCGGTGCGGGCCCTGATCGGGGCCGACGGGCTGTACTCGGCGGTGCGGGCCCGGCTGCACCCCGGGGAGGGCCCGCCGCTGTGGAACGGCATCCGGATGTGGCGGGGCGTCACCGAGTGGGATCCGGTGCTCGGCGGCCGGACGATGGCGTTCGCGGGCAGCAACGCGACCGCGAAGCTCGTCGTCTACCCGATCTCGCGGGAGGCGGAGACGCGGGGGCGTGCGCTGCTCAACTGGGTGGCGGAGGTGCGCTTTCCGAGGCATCACCACGGGGCGCCGGGCCCGGTGGACTGGAACCGCTCGGGCCGCCTCTCCGATGTCCTTCCGCACTTCTCGGGCTGGCGGATCGGCGACTTGGACGTGCCCGCGCTCCTCGCCGCGACCGGGGCGACGAGCCGGATCCTGGAGTACCCGATGGTGGACAGGGACCCCCTGCCGTGGTGGGGCCGCGGCCCCGTGACACTCCTGGGCGACGCGGCCCATCCGATGTACCCCGTGGGGTCGAGCGGGGGCTCGGAGGCGGTACTTGACGCGCGGGTGCTCGCGCAGTGCGTGGCCCTTGCCGGGGTGGACCGGGTGAACGGGCTGCGGGCCTACGAGGCACAGCGGTGGGGCCCCGCCAATGCCGTGGCCCTGGCCAATCGGTCGATGCCGGTGGACGCGGTGCTGCGCGCCGTGGCGGAGAGGGCGCCGGAGGGGTTCGTGCGGGTGGAGGACGTGTTGACGGGGGAGGAGCTGGCGGGGTTGGGGGAGGGGTATCGGCGGATGCGGGGGTGTTGGTAG
- a CDS encoding aspartate-semialdehyde dehydrogenase has translation MKVGIVGATGQVGTVMRKILVERDFPVDELRLFASARSAGSVLDGVTVEDASTADYSGLDIVLFSAGGATSKALAEKVASQGPVVIDNSSAWRMDPQVPLVVSEVNPHAIADRPKGIIANPNCTTMAAMPVLKPLHKEAGLTALVVATYQAVSGSGLAGVDELFEQVKKVGDDGPKLTHDGSAAEFPAPNKYVAPIAYNVLPMAGSIVDDGLNETDEEQKLRNESRKILEIPALKVSGTCVRVPVFTGHSLQVNARFERPLSAERATEILSSAEGVVLTDVPTPLVAAGKDDAFVGRIRTDETAENGLAFFISDDNLRKGAALNAVQIAELVAAELKG, from the coding sequence GTGAAGGTCGGAATCGTCGGAGCCACCGGTCAGGTCGGCACGGTCATGCGCAAGATCCTCGTCGAGCGGGACTTCCCGGTGGACGAGCTGCGTCTGTTCGCCTCGGCCCGCTCGGCCGGCTCGGTCCTCGACGGTGTGACGGTCGAGGACGCCTCGACGGCCGACTACAGCGGCCTCGACATCGTCCTGTTCTCGGCGGGCGGCGCCACCTCGAAGGCGCTGGCCGAGAAGGTCGCGTCGCAGGGCCCCGTCGTGATCGACAACTCCTCGGCCTGGCGGATGGACCCCCAGGTCCCCCTCGTCGTCTCCGAGGTCAACCCGCACGCGATCGCGGACCGCCCCAAGGGCATCATCGCCAACCCGAACTGCACGACGATGGCCGCCATGCCGGTCCTGAAGCCGCTGCACAAGGAGGCCGGGCTCACCGCGCTCGTCGTGGCGACGTACCAGGCCGTGTCCGGCTCGGGTCTCGCCGGTGTCGACGAGCTCTTCGAGCAGGTCAAGAAGGTCGGCGACGACGGCCCCAAGCTCACGCACGACGGCTCGGCCGCGGAGTTCCCCGCGCCGAACAAGTACGTCGCGCCGATCGCGTACAACGTCCTGCCGATGGCGGGCTCCATCGTCGACGACGGTCTGAACGAGACCGACGAGGAGCAGAAGCTCCGCAACGAATCCCGCAAGATCCTGGAGATCCCGGCCCTCAAGGTCTCCGGCACCTGCGTCCGCGTGCCGGTCTTCACCGGTCACTCGCTCCAGGTCAACGCCCGTTTCGAGCGTCCGCTGAGCGCCGAGCGCGCCACCGAGATCCTCTCGTCGGCCGAGGGCGTCGTCCTCACTGACGTCCCGACCCCGCTGGTCGCTGCGGGCAAGGACGACGCCTTCGTGGGCCGCATCCGCACCGACGAGACGGCGGAGAACGGCCTGGCCTTCTTCATCTCCGACGACAACCTCCGCAAGGGTGCCGCGCTGAACGCGGTGCAGATCGCGGAGCTGGTGGCGGCCGAGCTCAAGGGCTAG
- a CDS encoding DUF1203 domain-containing protein codes for MTYIPRPITPLALKQLRVTDDAGRPCNPYVDTEGGAPLRCCLRPTAPGEHVALVSYAPLRRWAEETGATPGAYDEQGPVFIHAQDCEGPAPGGDGAYPFARPGALRTLRRYNAEGHIVGGRLMEIPDPATEGFDAAFAEAFADPQVALVHVRAVEYGCFHFEVRRP; via the coding sequence ATGACGTACATCCCTCGCCCCATAACCCCCCTCGCCCTCAAGCAACTCCGCGTAACCGACGACGCAGGCCGCCCCTGCAACCCCTACGTGGACACGGAAGGCGGCGCCCCCCTCCGCTGCTGCCTCCGCCCCACCGCCCCCGGCGAACACGTCGCCCTCGTCTCGTACGCCCCCCTCCGCCGCTGGGCCGAGGAGACCGGCGCCACCCCCGGCGCCTACGACGAACAGGGCCCCGTCTTCATCCACGCACAGGACTGCGAGGGCCCGGCTCCCGGCGGCGACGGCGCGTACCCCTTCGCCCGCCCCGGAGCCCTCCGCACCCTCCGCCGCTACAACGCCGAAGGCCACATCGTCGGCGGCCGCCTCATGGAGATCCCGGACCCCGCGACGGAAGGCTTCGACGCCGCCTTCGCGGAGGCCTTCGCCGACCCGCAGGTCGCCCTCGTGCACGTCAGGGCCGTGGAGTACGGCTGCTTCCACTTCGAGGTACGCCGCCCCTAG
- a CDS encoding sigma-70 family RNA polymerase sigma factor, whose protein sequence is MLRGRMRRDRRERADPLDAAQEDRVRAVLALGGVPHADLPDGVQQVRLKLLERAADGREAPRDVSAWAAVVASNLAMDWHRARRRQERLGERLAVLWREATDEDGAESRALSMAVTQGLDALPDTQRQVVVLRFYADLPVRAIADELGIPEGTVKSRLHTAVRVLRTRLHEGEVV, encoded by the coding sequence TTGCTGCGCGGAAGAATGCGACGGGACCGGCGGGAGAGGGCGGATCCGCTCGACGCGGCCCAGGAGGACCGGGTGCGGGCGGTGCTCGCGCTCGGCGGGGTGCCGCACGCCGATCTGCCCGACGGCGTCCAGCAGGTCAGGCTCAAGCTCCTGGAGAGGGCGGCGGACGGGCGCGAGGCGCCGCGTGACGTGTCCGCGTGGGCGGCGGTCGTCGCCTCCAACCTGGCCATGGACTGGCACCGGGCGCGCCGCAGGCAGGAGCGGCTCGGGGAGCGGCTCGCCGTGCTGTGGCGGGAGGCGACGGACGAGGACGGGGCGGAGTCGCGGGCACTGTCGATGGCCGTGACGCAGGGCCTGGACGCGCTGCCCGACACACAGCGGCAGGTCGTCGTCCTGCGCTTCTACGCCGATCTGCCGGTACGGGCGATAGCCGACGAGCTGGGCATTCCGGAGGGCACGGTCAAGAGCAGGCTGCATACGGCGGTACGGGTGCTGCGGACGCGGCTGCACGAGGGCGAGGTGGTGTGA
- a CDS encoding LysR family transcriptional regulator produces MDEKGVCRLSGLEIRELECFMALADELHFGRAGERLYVSQSRVSQLLRNLERRIGTQLVERSSRRVRLTPAGERFLAELRPAYEVLSATVDAARESARGVTGRLRIGFQGTADARLMGAITGFQERHPGCVTEIVEVPFADPFGAVRHGDVDTAIVLLPVEEPDLVLGPLFSRQQQTVAVSVRHPFAGRASLRADELTGTPLISATAPAPAYWRAAQAPSPAPAPQVRTLQEGLTLVAAGRGAMLLCRPTAEYHGRSDVTFVPVEGVPDSVLGMVWRRDGETERVREFARAVGAVV; encoded by the coding sequence ATGGATGAGAAGGGGGTGTGCCGCTTGAGCGGGCTTGAGATACGCGAGCTGGAGTGCTTCATGGCACTCGCCGACGAGCTGCACTTCGGCCGCGCGGGCGAGCGGCTCTACGTCTCGCAGAGCCGCGTCAGCCAGCTGCTGCGGAACCTGGAGCGGCGGATCGGCACCCAGCTCGTGGAGCGGTCGAGCCGACGGGTGCGGCTGACTCCGGCGGGCGAGCGCTTCTTGGCCGAACTGCGCCCTGCGTACGAGGTGTTGAGCGCCACGGTGGACGCGGCGCGGGAGTCTGCGCGGGGAGTCACCGGGCGGCTGCGGATCGGCTTCCAGGGGACGGCGGACGCGCGTCTGATGGGGGCGATCACCGGTTTCCAGGAGCGGCATCCGGGCTGCGTGACGGAGATCGTGGAGGTGCCGTTCGCGGATCCCTTCGGGGCGGTGCGGCACGGGGACGTGGACACGGCGATCGTGCTCCTTCCCGTCGAGGAGCCCGACCTGGTGCTCGGCCCGCTCTTCTCGCGCCAGCAGCAGACGGTCGCGGTGTCGGTACGCCATCCCTTCGCGGGCCGTGCGTCGCTGCGCGCGGACGAGCTGACGGGGACGCCGCTGATCTCCGCGACGGCGCCGGCACCGGCCTACTGGCGCGCGGCGCAGGCGCCCTCTCCCGCCCCCGCGCCTCAGGTGCGCACCCTCCAGGAGGGGCTGACGCTGGTCGCGGCCGGGCGTGGGGCGATGCTGCTGTGCCGCCCCACGGCGGAGTACCACGGGCGGAGTGACGTCACGTTCGTGCCGGTGGAGGGGGTGCCGGATTCGGTGCTCGGGATGGTGTGGCGCCGGGACGGGGAGACGGAGCGGGTGCGGGAGTTCGCGCGGGCGGTGGGGGCAGTCGTCTAG
- a CDS encoding LysR family transcriptional regulator, with amino-acid sequence MSEWDIKKLQILRTLSERGTVTATAQALRMTPSAVSQQLSNLAKQLGVPLLEAHGRRVRLTDAAHLVLRHAEAVFAQLELADAELAAYAQGEAGEVRVGAFSTAVPALVVPAVRELRAAAPGISVRVREVEAAEAYELLAAGEVDVALSLAVTAPAAADADTRFTRESLLADPLDVALPVDHALAEVEGLRLADLAAEPWIFGGSGPWSEITRAACEGAGFTPEQAHSASGWTAILAMVEAGMGVALVPRMAAVRRDGVVMRSLSADRPRRHVVAAVRRGAAGGAAVSRVLSALRAVPLRGAEAE; translated from the coding sequence ATGAGTGAGTGGGACATCAAGAAGCTGCAGATCCTGCGTACGTTGAGTGAGCGGGGCACGGTCACGGCGACGGCGCAGGCGCTGCGGATGACGCCGTCGGCGGTGTCGCAGCAGCTGTCCAACCTCGCGAAGCAGCTGGGGGTGCCGCTCCTTGAGGCGCACGGGCGGCGGGTCCGCCTGACGGACGCGGCGCACCTCGTGCTGCGTCACGCGGAGGCGGTCTTCGCCCAACTTGAGCTGGCTGACGCGGAGTTGGCCGCGTACGCGCAGGGTGAGGCGGGGGAGGTGCGGGTCGGGGCGTTCTCGACCGCGGTGCCCGCGCTGGTCGTACCCGCGGTGCGGGAGCTGAGGGCCGCGGCGCCGGGGATCTCGGTGCGGGTTCGTGAGGTGGAGGCGGCGGAGGCGTACGAGTTGCTGGCCGCGGGGGAGGTGGACGTGGCCCTCTCCTTGGCGGTGACGGCGCCGGCCGCGGCGGACGCGGACACGCGCTTCACGCGGGAGTCGCTGCTCGCGGACCCGCTGGACGTGGCACTTCCGGTGGATCACGCGCTGGCGGAGGTGGAGGGTCTGAGGCTCGCGGATTTGGCGGCGGAGCCGTGGATCTTCGGGGGGAGCGGTCCCTGGTCGGAGATCACGCGGGCGGCGTGCGAGGGGGCCGGGTTCACGCCCGAGCAGGCGCATTCCGCCTCCGGCTGGACGGCGATCCTGGCGATGGTGGAGGCGGGGATGGGGGTCGCTCTGGTCCCACGGATGGCGGCGGTCCGCCGTGACGGCGTGGTGATGCGGTCCCTGTCCGCGGACCGGCCCCGCCGCCATGTGGTGGCGGCGGTTCGCCGCGGGGCCGCGGGGGGCGCGGCGGTCAGCAGGGTCTTGTCGGCGCTCCGGGCGGTTCCCCTGCGGGGGGCGGAGGCGGAGTAA
- a CDS encoding MFS transporter has translation MNATPDTSPELPEVAELPEPQRSLPLSVLTVAATTFSVVTTEMLPVGLLTSLSSGLGVSDGSAGLTVTLPGVVAALAALLLPVAVRRADRRTVLCALMVLLAAANVLSALAPAFGVLLAARVLVGVCIGGVWAIAAGLGVRLVREESAGRATTVIFSGIAVASVLGVPAGTFLGELAGWRWAFAVMGAFALAVAGLLAATLPPLPSSAAIRLGAFPGLLRGARLRAGLLVVLLLVTGHFAAYTYVRPVLERVPDLGAGLISGLLLAYGIAGIVGNFAGGALAARDPRRALLAISAGLAAVVLLLGPAGGSLLASVALLVAWGLAYGGVSVSTQQWVLAAAPRAREAASALFAGVFNAAIALGALTGGLVADGFGTTDVLWLGGGLAALALLVVAYAKGADAGHAKGAATG, from the coding sequence ATGAACGCCACCCCGGACACATCCCCCGAACTCCCCGAAGTCGCCGAACTCCCCGAGCCGCAGCGCTCCCTGCCCCTGTCCGTCCTCACCGTCGCCGCCACCACCTTCTCCGTCGTCACCACGGAAATGCTGCCGGTCGGCCTCCTCACCTCCCTCTCCTCCGGGCTCGGCGTGTCCGACGGGAGCGCGGGCCTGACCGTCACGCTGCCCGGCGTGGTCGCGGCGCTCGCCGCCCTGCTCCTTCCCGTCGCCGTGCGGCGCGCCGACCGGCGGACGGTGCTGTGCGCGCTGATGGTCCTGCTCGCCGCCGCCAACGTTCTCTCCGCCCTCGCGCCCGCCTTCGGCGTGCTGCTCGCCGCGCGGGTTCTTGTGGGGGTCTGCATCGGGGGCGTGTGGGCGATCGCGGCCGGGCTCGGCGTACGGCTCGTGCGTGAGGAGTCAGCGGGGCGGGCCACCACGGTGATCTTCAGCGGGATCGCGGTGGCGTCCGTGCTCGGCGTCCCCGCCGGTACGTTCCTCGGTGAACTCGCGGGCTGGCGCTGGGCGTTCGCCGTGATGGGGGCGTTCGCGCTCGCCGTGGCCGGGCTGCTCGCGGCGACGCTTCCGCCACTGCCGTCCTCGGCGGCGATACGGCTCGGCGCGTTCCCCGGGCTGCTGCGGGGCGCGCGGCTGCGGGCCGGGCTCCTGGTGGTGCTGCTCCTGGTGACCGGGCACTTCGCCGCGTACACCTACGTACGCCCCGTCCTTGAACGGGTGCCCGACCTGGGCGCCGGGCTGATCAGCGGGCTGCTCCTCGCGTACGGGATCGCGGGCATCGTCGGCAACTTCGCGGGCGGCGCGCTCGCTGCCCGCGACCCGCGCCGGGCGCTGCTCGCCATCAGCGCGGGCCTCGCCGCCGTGGTCCTGCTCCTGGGCCCCGCGGGCGGCTCGCTCCTCGCGTCGGTGGCGCTCCTGGTCGCGTGGGGCCTGGCCTACGGCGGGGTCTCGGTCTCCACCCAGCAGTGGGTGCTCGCCGCGGCCCCCCGCGCCCGTGAGGCGGCGTCGGCGCTCTTCGCCGGGGTGTTCAACGCGGCGATAGCCCTGGGCGCGCTGACCGGCGGCCTGGTCGCGGACGGCTTCGGGACGACGGACGTGCTGTGGCTCGGGGGCGGCCTCGCGGCGCTGGCCTTGCTTGTCGTGGCGTACGCGAAGGGGGCGGACGCCGGGCATGCGAAGGGGGCGGCCACCGGATGA
- a CDS encoding DMT family transporter, with product MTVLDRTPPIRTASPASPASPASPASTAVGAAQRAAGPIGIGLALAALATVVWSGSFVTSRALADSVPPIQHAFWRWIIAIVAVAPFAARQTWRQRALLRKHIGFLLAASLLGVTIYNTLVNQAGVTTTAGNMGMIMAASPVLMAVYERLGGARLGARRVTGMLIACAGVLVLVSGGSLSMDFAVGDLWVIAGAVSFGSYSALLKRKPAEIGGLPFLFATFTLGALMLLPVFVASYVLQGGFEPTVGTISLLLYVGVVSSAIAFFAWNKAISIIGAARAGVIYYLQPVCVALLSFAVLGEAMGWLQVMCMALILGGVVLGAARAKPRSE from the coding sequence GTGACTGTCCTGGACCGGACGCCCCCCATCCGCACCGCGTCACCCGCGTCACCCGCGTCACCCGCGTCACCCGCGTCGACGGCGGTGGGCGCGGCGCAGCGGGCCGCAGGCCCCATCGGTATCGGCCTCGCCCTCGCGGCGCTCGCCACGGTCGTCTGGTCGGGCAGCTTCGTCACTTCGCGCGCCCTGGCCGACAGCGTGCCGCCCATCCAGCACGCGTTCTGGCGCTGGATCATCGCGATCGTGGCGGTGGCGCCGTTCGCGGCGCGCCAGACGTGGCGGCAGCGGGCCCTGCTCCGCAAGCACATCGGCTTCCTGCTCGCCGCCTCGCTCCTCGGCGTCACCATCTACAACACCCTGGTCAACCAGGCGGGCGTCACCACCACCGCGGGCAACATGGGCATGATCATGGCGGCGTCACCGGTCCTGATGGCGGTGTACGAGCGTCTCGGCGGCGCGAGGCTCGGCGCGCGCCGCGTGACCGGCATGCTGATCGCCTGCGCGGGCGTCCTGGTCCTGGTCTCCGGGGGATCGCTCTCCATGGACTTCGCGGTGGGTGACCTGTGGGTGATCGCGGGGGCCGTCTCCTTCGGCTCGTACAGCGCGCTGCTCAAGCGCAAGCCGGCGGAGATCGGCGGACTGCCGTTCCTGTTCGCGACGTTCACGCTCGGCGCGCTGATGCTGCTTCCGGTGTTCGTGGCCAGCTATGTACTCCAGGGCGGCTTCGAGCCGACCGTCGGCACCATCTCCCTACTCCTGTACGTCGGTGTCGTCTCCTCCGCGATCGCCTTCTTCGCCTGGAACAAGGCGATCTCGATCATCGGCGCCGCGCGTGCCGGGGTCATCTACTACCTCCAGCCGGTGTGCGTCGCCCTGCTCTCCTTCGCGGTGCTCGGCGAGGCGATGGGGTGGTTGCAGGTGATGTGCATGGCGCTGATCCTGGGCGGGGTCGTGCTGGGCGCGGCACGCGCGAAGCCGCGCTCGGAGTAG